The genomic interval TGCACCTACGGTGGATGCCAAGGCACTGCAATCCGGCGACCTGGTGTTCTTTGCCACCAGTGGCGGTTCGCAAGTCAGTCATGCTGGCATTTATGTAGGGGAAGGGCGTTTTGTGCATGCGCCTTCCACGGGTGGCACGGTGCGCCTGGACTATCTGTCCAACAGCTATTGGGCCAAGGCTTACCTTCAAGCCAAGCGTGTGATTCCGCAAGGGCATCTGGCGCAGAACCCCTGATGATCAACGCCTGTAGCAGCGGCCCCGTTCAACGGGGCTGATACAGGCCGCCCGGTTTCAAGGTGCTTTGCTCACCCGCCAGATCACATTGCCGACATCGTCGGCCACCAATACACCGCGTTGCCCATCGTTGATCACGCCCACCGGACGCCCCATCGCCTTGCCCTCTTGGTCGAGAAACCCCGTGAGCAGGTCGATGGGGCGGCCGGCAGGTTTGCCTGAGCGGTCGAAAGGTACGAACAGCACTTTGTAGCCGCTGTGTGGTTTACGGTTCCACGACCCGTGCTGGCCGACCAATGCCCCCTGATCGAAAGGCGGCGGCAGTACACCAGGCTCGGTGAATGCCAGCCCCAGGGATGCGGTATGCGGGCCGACCGCATAGTCTGGCGCCAGGGCCTGGGCCACCTTTTGCGGGGCCTGTGGATGTACCCGGTGATCTACATGCTGCCCGTAGTAGCTGTATGGCCAGCCATAGAAGCCGCCGTCTTTTACCGAGGTGATGTAATCAGGCACCAGGTCGCTGCCGATTTCGTCACGTTCATTGACTGCTGTCCACAAGACGTTGCTGTGTGGCTCCCAGGCCAGGCCGTTGGGGTTGCGCAGGCCGGTGGCGAACAGCCGGTGCTTGCCGCTTGCGGGGTCCACTTCCCAGATAGCGGCGCGGCCTTGCTCCTTCTGCATACCGTTTTCCCCGATGTTGCTGTTCGAGCCAACCGTCACATAAAGCTTCTTGCCATCGGGGCTTGCGATCACATTCTTGGTCCAGTGATGGTTCAGCGGCCCGCCGGGCAGCGCGGTCACCGGGTGGCCTTTATCGGTTATCTGCATGGCGCCCGGTTCATAGTGAAAGCGCAGCAGCCTGTCGGTGTCGGCCACGTACAAGTCCTTGCCCACCAGGGTCATGCCGAAGGGTGAGTTGAGCCCTTCGATGAAAGGGGTGCGAGTTTCTGCCACCCCGTCATGGTCGGCATCGCGCAGCAGGGTTATACGGTTGGCGCTGGGTACGGTCGCGCCGGCGCGTTTCATCGCCTTGTCCATGGCCCAGCCGCGAATGCCCTTGCCATCTTCGGGCTTGGGTGGCGCGTTGGTCTCTGCCACCAGTACATCGCCGTTGGGCAGCAAGTAGAGCCAGCGCGGGTGGTCGAGGCCGCTGGCGAAGGCTTTGACCTGGGTGCCTGGTGCCGGGGTCGGCTTGCTGCCCTTTGGCCAGCCCACTGCAGGGGCGATATTTACGGTGGGGATCAGTGTTGTGACGGGGGTGGGGAGGCGGGGGTTTGGCCCGCTGCCGTCGTTTACGCTCAACAGGGCTGTTTCGCCGCAGCCTGCCAGGCTGGCTGCGATTAACCAAGGCATCAGGCATTTCATGTGCGGCGTCCTCTAAAGAAGCCTGTTGAATTGAGAGGCCGGCTGGGTTCGGCAGGTTCCCCTTGGTTTGCTTGCTCTTGCTCTTGCTCTTGCTCTTGCTTTTGCTTTGGCTTCTAAGCGCGCGGTAGCTCAGGCAACGCAGATTGCGACTTCAGGAGGCCGAGCGCAGGGCTTGCGGAGGGAGGTGACGGGCATGGATGCCCGTCAAGCGCTGGGCCCCAGGATGGGGCCTGCAGCGCGGTCCTCCCGGGAGCAAGCCCGGAGCGAGGGGACCCCGGAGCGCAGCGTAGGGGCCGGATGATGGGAGCCAGCGTTTTTTGGTTACTTTTTGTCGCGTTTGACAAAAAGTGACCCGCCGTAAGGGCGGAAAGGTGATTTGGCGCCACCTTTGAAAATGAATGTTGACTCATTGTTGATGCTCACACCTGAACGCGAACAGCGAACAGCGAACAGCGAACAGCAAGACCGAACAGCGAAACAGTGCTGGTTTTTAGCTCGCGCATAGGCCATTTGCGATAGCGACACTAACTCACCTTTTCGCCCTTACGGCGAGTCACTTTTTGTCAGACGCGACAAAAAGTAACCAAAAAACGCTGCGCTCCCATCATCCGGCCCCTACGCTGCGCTCCGGGGTTCCCTCAC from Pseudomonas fortuita carries:
- a CDS encoding PQQ-dependent sugar dehydrogenase — encoded protein: MKCLMPWLIAASLAGCGETALLSVNDGSGPNPRLPTPVTTLIPTVNIAPAVGWPKGSKPTPAPGTQVKAFASGLDHPRWLYLLPNGDVLVAETNAPPKPEDGKGIRGWAMDKAMKRAGATVPSANRITLLRDADHDGVAETRTPFIEGLNSPFGMTLVGKDLYVADTDRLLRFHYEPGAMQITDKGHPVTALPGGPLNHHWTKNVIASPDGKKLYVTVGSNSNIGENGMQKEQGRAAIWEVDPASGKHRLFATGLRNPNGLAWEPHSNVLWTAVNERDEIGSDLVPDYITSVKDGGFYGWPYSYYGQHVDHRVHPQAPQKVAQALAPDYAVGPHTASLGLAFTEPGVLPPPFDQGALVGQHGSWNRKPHSGYKVLFVPFDRSGKPAGRPIDLLTGFLDQEGKAMGRPVGVINDGQRGVLVADDVGNVIWRVSKAP